A region of Antedon mediterranea chromosome 8, ecAntMedi1.1, whole genome shotgun sequence DNA encodes the following proteins:
- the LOC140057301 gene encoding malonyl-CoA-acyl carrier protein transacylase, mitochondrial-like isoform X2: MEVGRTLSRKVVEARLQTCRMFKCELKHNNSRQVHHSTRSSIIKYFESHKKQVLFQKSIGLVETSLQQWKFFSNDDKDKNREVEKDDYVSSDDEDKGVPIYDKLIGGQRVKELLEEAQTQTLKDDFETADDKRTVARKRTFIDPKDMSVFLFPGQGTQLVGMGKALLSYPNVKEMFEVASEILGYDLLSLCLNGPQVKLNQTIHCQPAVVITSLAAVEKLKHENPKLVENCVAAAGFSVGEITALVFSGALSFEEAVYLIKVRAEAMQYASNLVESGMLSVVGRDSTNYKIACQEAKEHCRSEEGIQDPVCSIANYMFPNARVIAGHAKALDFLQTNSKKFSLRSAKRIPVSGAFHTDLMKPAQEELAAALSEINFEIPVISVHSNVDGKQYQHAKHIRKQLKRQVIMPVKWEQSMHEIYQRKPKDNFPVTVEVGPGNQLGTILKRNNVKAAQTYQTFDV; the protein is encoded by the exons aTGGAAGTTGGAAGAACATTATCAAGAAAGGTTGTTGAAGCACGCTTACAAACATGCAGGATGTTTAAATGTGAGCTGAAACACAACAATAGCAGACAAGTTCATCATTCTACTAGGTCAAGtatcataaaatattttgaatcaCATAAAAAGCAGGTGTTGTTCCAAAAAAGTATAGGCTTAGTAGAAACATCTTTACAGCAGTGGAAATTCTTCTCTAATGATGACAAAGACAAAAACAGAGAGGTAGAGAAAGATGACTATGTATCAAGTGATGATGAAGATAAAGGAGTTCCAATATATGACAAGCTTATTGGAGGTCAAAGGGTCAAAGAACTACTAGAAGAAGCTCAGACACAAACGCTGAAAGATGATTTTGAAACGGCAGATGATAAAAGGACAGTTGCCAGAAAACGCACTTTCATTGACCCAAAAGACATGTCGGTTTTCTTATTCCCCGGGCAAGGCACACAGCTTGTCGGGATGGGAAAGGCACTCCTATCGTATCCCAATGTAAAGGAAATGTTTGAGGTTGCCTCAGAAATTTTAGGTTATGATTTATTGTCGCTGTGTTTGAATGGTCCTCAAGTAAAGTTGAATCAAACCATTCATTGTCAGCCTGCAGTTGTCATCACATCACTTGCAGCTgttgaaaaattaaaacatgaaAATCCAAAG CTtgttgaaaattgtgtagctgCAGCTGGGTTTAGTGTTGGTGAAATTACTGCATTGGTCTTCTCTGGTGCTTTATCATTTGAAGAAG ccGTCTATCTAATAAAAGTGCGTGCTGAAGCAATGCAATATGCTTCGAATCTCGTTGAAAGTGGAATGCTGTCTGTGGTTGGCCGTGACAGCACAAACTACAAAATAGCTTGTCAAGAAGCAAAGGAGCACTGTAGAAGTGAAGAAGGCATCCAAGATCCAGTCTGTTCAATTGCAAATTACATGTTCCCAAATGCTAGAGTTATTGCTGGTCATGCAAAG GCCTTGGACTTTCTACAGACAAATTCTAAGAAATTCTCACTCCGGAGTGCCAAAAGAATCCCAGTAAGCGGAGCTTTCCATACAGACCTGATGAAACCAGCGCAAGAGGAACTAGCCGCAGCATTGTCCGAAATAAACTTTGAAATACCGGTAATATCCGTGCATTCAAACGTTGATGGTAAACAGTACCAACATGCCAAGCACATTCGTAAACAGCTGAAACGGCAGGTGATAATGCCGGTCAAATGGGAACAGTCAATGCACGAAATATACCAACGCAAACCGAAGGATAACTTTCCAGTTACAGTGGAAGTTGGACCGGGAAATCAACTTGGAACCATTCTGAAACGTAATAACGTGAAAGCTGCCCAAACATATCAAACTTTTGATGTGTAA
- the LOC140057301 gene encoding malonyl-CoA-acyl carrier protein transacylase, mitochondrial-like isoform X1, with translation MLYFHHFQMEVGRTLSRKVVEARLQTCRMFKCELKHNNSRQVHHSTRSSIIKYFESHKKQVLFQKSIGLVETSLQQWKFFSNDDKDKNREVEKDDYVSSDDEDKGVPIYDKLIGGQRVKELLEEAQTQTLKDDFETADDKRTVARKRTFIDPKDMSVFLFPGQGTQLVGMGKALLSYPNVKEMFEVASEILGYDLLSLCLNGPQVKLNQTIHCQPAVVITSLAAVEKLKHENPKLVENCVAAAGFSVGEITALVFSGALSFEEAVYLIKVRAEAMQYASNLVESGMLSVVGRDSTNYKIACQEAKEHCRSEEGIQDPVCSIANYMFPNARVIAGHAKALDFLQTNSKKFSLRSAKRIPVSGAFHTDLMKPAQEELAAALSEINFEIPVISVHSNVDGKQYQHAKHIRKQLKRQVIMPVKWEQSMHEIYQRKPKDNFPVTVEVGPGNQLGTILKRNNVKAAQTYQTFDV, from the exons atgttatatttccACCATTTTCAG aTGGAAGTTGGAAGAACATTATCAAGAAAGGTTGTTGAAGCACGCTTACAAACATGCAGGATGTTTAAATGTGAGCTGAAACACAACAATAGCAGACAAGTTCATCATTCTACTAGGTCAAGtatcataaaatattttgaatcaCATAAAAAGCAGGTGTTGTTCCAAAAAAGTATAGGCTTAGTAGAAACATCTTTACAGCAGTGGAAATTCTTCTCTAATGATGACAAAGACAAAAACAGAGAGGTAGAGAAAGATGACTATGTATCAAGTGATGATGAAGATAAAGGAGTTCCAATATATGACAAGCTTATTGGAGGTCAAAGGGTCAAAGAACTACTAGAAGAAGCTCAGACACAAACGCTGAAAGATGATTTTGAAACGGCAGATGATAAAAGGACAGTTGCCAGAAAACGCACTTTCATTGACCCAAAAGACATGTCGGTTTTCTTATTCCCCGGGCAAGGCACACAGCTTGTCGGGATGGGAAAGGCACTCCTATCGTATCCCAATGTAAAGGAAATGTTTGAGGTTGCCTCAGAAATTTTAGGTTATGATTTATTGTCGCTGTGTTTGAATGGTCCTCAAGTAAAGTTGAATCAAACCATTCATTGTCAGCCTGCAGTTGTCATCACATCACTTGCAGCTgttgaaaaattaaaacatgaaAATCCAAAG CTtgttgaaaattgtgtagctgCAGCTGGGTTTAGTGTTGGTGAAATTACTGCATTGGTCTTCTCTGGTGCTTTATCATTTGAAGAAG ccGTCTATCTAATAAAAGTGCGTGCTGAAGCAATGCAATATGCTTCGAATCTCGTTGAAAGTGGAATGCTGTCTGTGGTTGGCCGTGACAGCACAAACTACAAAATAGCTTGTCAAGAAGCAAAGGAGCACTGTAGAAGTGAAGAAGGCATCCAAGATCCAGTCTGTTCAATTGCAAATTACATGTTCCCAAATGCTAGAGTTATTGCTGGTCATGCAAAG GCCTTGGACTTTCTACAGACAAATTCTAAGAAATTCTCACTCCGGAGTGCCAAAAGAATCCCAGTAAGCGGAGCTTTCCATACAGACCTGATGAAACCAGCGCAAGAGGAACTAGCCGCAGCATTGTCCGAAATAAACTTTGAAATACCGGTAATATCCGTGCATTCAAACGTTGATGGTAAACAGTACCAACATGCCAAGCACATTCGTAAACAGCTGAAACGGCAGGTGATAATGCCGGTCAAATGGGAACAGTCAATGCACGAAATATACCAACGCAAACCGAAGGATAACTTTCCAGTTACAGTGGAAGTTGGACCGGGAAATCAACTTGGAACCATTCTGAAACGTAATAACGTGAAAGCTGCCCAAACATATCAAACTTTTGATGTGTAA